In Candidatus Promineifilum breve, one genomic interval encodes:
- a CDS encoding LON peptidase substrate-binding domain-containing protein, with protein sequence MRSRLEMYEIPLFPLNVVLFPGMPLPLHIFEERYKAMVADCIRDNRPFGVVMIEEGSAEYGAPARPVAIGCTAEIAQVQPLDEGRMFIMTVGRERFRIVRLDYDKPYLVGTVAPAPLDVEDEARTAEAADGLEPLVLAYLHKLARFGHIDLDADQIPSDPAGLSYLAATVIQLPTEEKQAFLAIDRASELVRKLSHVYRRELALMQTMPAEDVGIFSLN encoded by the coding sequence ATGAGATCGAGGCTTGAGATGTACGAAATCCCCCTGTTTCCTTTGAACGTCGTGTTGTTTCCCGGCATGCCTCTGCCGTTGCATATCTTTGAGGAACGCTACAAGGCGATGGTCGCCGATTGCATTCGTGATAATCGGCCGTTTGGCGTGGTCATGATCGAGGAAGGCTCGGCCGAGTATGGCGCGCCGGCCAGGCCGGTGGCTATCGGCTGCACGGCCGAGATCGCCCAGGTGCAGCCGCTGGACGAGGGGCGCATGTTCATTATGACCGTGGGCCGCGAGCGCTTTCGTATTGTGCGCCTGGACTACGATAAGCCGTATCTGGTCGGCACGGTGGCCCCCGCGCCGCTGGACGTGGAAGACGAGGCCAGGACGGCCGAGGCAGCCGATGGTCTGGAGCCGTTGGTGCTGGCCTATCTGCATAAGTTGGCCCGCTTTGGTCATATCGACCTTGACGCCGATCAAATCCCCAGCGACCCGGCGGGCTTGAGCTATCTGGCGGCGACGGTGATTCAACTACCCACCGAGGAAAAGCAAGCCTTCCTGGCTATCGACCGGGCATCGGAACTCGTCCGCAAGCTGAGCCACGTCTACCGCCGCGAACTGGCGTTGATGCAGACCATGCCGGCCGAGGATGTCGGCATCTTCTCGCTCAACTAA
- the pckA gene encoding phosphoenolpyruvate carboxykinase (ATP) codes for MQNFGAFVSQFGVENHGINNAETVYWNLTTSMLYEQAIRRHEGAIAHLGPLVVQTGSHTGRSPNDKYVVQEPSSEGDIWWGKVNRPFSQENFDYLYRKMLAYTQNRDMFVFDGFVGADPKYRMPVRIITEYAWHNLFARNMFIREFDPEKLRTHEPQFTVIDMPRLKAEPTLDGTNSQTFILIDFGRRLVLIGGTEYAGEIKKSIFSAMNYYMPKQGVMSMHCSANFGADRNDVALFFGLSGTGKTTLSSDPSRTLIGDDEHGWSDDGVFNYEGGCYAKVIKLDPKGEPEIFETTRRFGTILENVIMDSSTRRVDLNDGSLTENTRSSYPISHVSNAVRDGVAGHPNNIFFLTADAFGVLPPIARLSNAQAMYHFLSGYTAKVAGTERGITEPVPNFSTCFGAPFMPLRPGVYAKLLGDKIEKSGAKVWLINTGWTGGPHGVGSRMKLAYTRRMIHAALDGELDNVRMVEEPHFGLMVPECVPDVPDEILMARNTWADKDAYDAQATRLVGMFKENFKQFEELVSDDVKAAGPR; via the coding sequence ATGCAGAACTTTGGCGCTTTTGTGAGTCAATTCGGCGTAGAAAACCACGGGATCAATAACGCTGAAACCGTCTACTGGAACCTCACAACATCGATGCTCTATGAACAGGCGATTCGCCGTCACGAAGGCGCGATCGCCCATCTCGGCCCCCTGGTCGTCCAGACCGGCAGCCATACCGGCCGCTCGCCCAACGACAAATACGTTGTCCAGGAACCGAGCAGCGAAGGCGACATCTGGTGGGGCAAAGTCAATCGCCCCTTCTCGCAGGAGAACTTCGATTATCTCTATCGCAAGATGCTGGCCTATACCCAAAATCGAGACATGTTTGTCTTCGATGGTTTTGTCGGCGCGGATCCGAAGTACCGGATGCCGGTGCGCATCATCACCGAGTACGCCTGGCACAATCTGTTCGCCCGCAATATGTTCATCCGCGAATTCGACCCGGAGAAGCTGCGCACTCACGAGCCACAATTCACCGTGATCGATATGCCCCGCCTGAAGGCTGAGCCGACGCTCGACGGCACGAACAGCCAGACGTTTATCCTGATCGACTTCGGCCGGCGGCTGGTGTTGATCGGCGGCACGGAATATGCCGGTGAGATCAAGAAGAGCATCTTCTCGGCCATGAACTACTACATGCCCAAGCAGGGCGTCATGTCGATGCATTGCAGCGCCAATTTCGGCGCCGACCGCAACGACGTGGCCCTGTTTTTCGGCCTCAGCGGCACGGGCAAGACAACCCTGAGCAGCGACCCCTCGCGCACCCTCATCGGCGACGATGAGCACGGCTGGAGCGACGACGGCGTCTTCAACTACGAGGGCGGCTGCTACGCCAAGGTCATCAAGCTGGACCCGAAGGGCGAGCCGGAGATATTCGAGACGACCCGCCGTTTCGGCACCATCCTGGAAAACGTCATCATGGATTCCAGCACGCGCCGGGTCGATCTGAATGACGGCTCATTGACCGAGAATACCCGCTCCAGCTACCCCATCTCCCACGTCTCCAATGCCGTGCGCGACGGTGTGGCCGGACATCCGAACAATATCTTCTTCCTGACGGCCGACGCCTTCGGCGTGTTGCCCCCCATCGCCCGTCTGAGCAACGCCCAGGCCATGTACCACTTCCTCAGCGGCTACACGGCCAAGGTGGCCGGCACCGAGCGCGGCATCACCGAGCCAGTGCCGAACTTCTCCACGTGCTTTGGCGCGCCGTTCATGCCCTTGCGGCCCGGCGTCTATGCCAAGCTGTTGGGCGACAAGATCGAAAAGTCCGGCGCGAAGGTGTGGTTGATCAACACCGGCTGGACGGGCGGCCCCCACGGCGTGGGCAGCCGCATGAAGCTGGCCTACACGCGCCGCATGATCCACGCCGCCCTCGACGGCGAGCTGGACAACGTGCGGATGGTCGAGGAGCCGCACTTCGGCCTCATGGTTCCCGAATGCGTGCCCGACGTGCCGGATGAGATCCTCATGGCCCGCAACACCTGGGCCGATAAGGACGCCTATGACGCTCAGGCCACGCGCCTGGTCGGCATGTTCAAGGAGAACTTCAAGCAATTTGAGGAACTCGTATCCGACGACGTGAAAGCGGCCGGACCGCGTTAG
- a CDS encoding CoA-binding protein translates to MNDQQAIDKILRESRSIAVVGFSTNPQKAGYYVPAYLKRQGYTIHAVNPNAGEGLDGDPAYGALADVPVPVDLVLLFQRSENVPPFVEQAIAIGAKAVWMQLGISNHEAARQAEAAGLDVVQNACMLVEHKNWK, encoded by the coding sequence ATGAATGATCAGCAAGCCATCGACAAAATATTACGTGAGTCGCGGAGCATTGCCGTGGTCGGCTTCTCCACCAACCCCCAAAAGGCCGGCTATTACGTGCCCGCCTATCTGAAGCGCCAGGGCTACACCATCCACGCCGTCAACCCCAACGCTGGCGAAGGGCTGGACGGCGATCCGGCCTATGGCGCGCTGGCCGACGTGCCTGTGCCGGTTGACCTGGTGCTGCTGTTCCAGCGCAGCGAAAACGTGCCGCCGTTTGTCGAGCAGGCCATCGCCATTGGGGCCAAGGCGGTGTGGATGCAATTGGGCATCTCGAACCATGAGGCGGCGCGGCAAGCCGAAGCCGCCGGGCTTGACGTGGTGCAGAACGCCTGCATGCTTGTTGAGCATAAAAATTGGAAATAG